The Onthophagus taurus isolate NC chromosome 6, IU_Otau_3.0, whole genome shotgun sequence region CAGGAAAGGCAGAGTATTTCACCAGAATTTACAGTTAATTTAGTGGATTGTATGCCTCGACGATTAGCAGCAGTTCTTGCTGCAAAGGGAGGACCtaccaaatattaattactatGTAAATTTTGAGTGGTTTTGATTGTGAATGTAAGAGTAAACTactgtatgtagactttataAATAGAGTAGAGTTATAAATATGATTATGTTTTGTGTTTAtcgttataaataataagttatacattttaatagtaaaatattataataatatacactTCTTTTACAAATTTCATCGAATTACATTCCAGGAGCTgagttattatgattttctGGGGTATATGTAGACTTTATTGTACCACTGtatgtatatcaaaaaaaggaattttacTATCTGTCAACAGGgatgaaatgtcaaatttatttgCCATTATAGAAAAAAGGCATTTTCAACCacgaaaagtttaataaacattagatattctattttttcaagtttaaaTGGATAAGTATATCCACTTCTACATCGCGAAAAGTCGATAAAATGATCCAAAAATATGTCAACTTCAAGAGCTCTGTGAACCTGGAACCCGAGTTTAcgatattttggttttattagtacgatagagaatcgtttgtactCGTTTGCACCACCTTTActttcgtttgtacctcagGACTTAAAgtgggaaaaaaattttgaaaaattgccgGAACcccactttttgattttctaattttattaatacctttcggtagagaatcgtttgtacctgtttgtaccactttcggtttcgtttgtacctcaaccggttccaaaatacagcgattttttgatttttcagaatACCGTTGAAATTgtgtatctccgttattaacacagatatcgcaaaacggtcgatggaattcgatagagaatcgtttgtacccgtttgtaccacttttgttttcgtttgtacctcaaccagttccaaaatacagcgattttttggtttttgagaataCCGCTGAATGTGTGTATCTCGGTTATTAATACAGATATCGCAAAACTGTCGATggaattcgatagagaatcgtttgtacccgtttgtaccagctttgttttcgtttgtacctcaaccggttccaaaatacagcgattttttgatttttgagaaTACCGCTGAAAGTGTGTATCTCGGTTATTAATACAGATATCGCAATACTGTCGATggaattcgatagagaatcgtttgtacccgtttgtaccacttttgttttcgtttgtaCTTCAACCGgttccaaaatacagcgattttttggtttttgagaataccgctgaaagtgtgtatctcggttattaatacagatatcgcaaaacggtcgatggaattcgatagagaattgtttgtacccgtttgtaccacttttgtttttgtttgtacCTCAATCAGTTTcaaaatacagcgattttttggtttttgagaataCCGCTGAATGTGTGTATCTCGGTTATTAATACAGATATCGCAAAACTGTCGATggaattcgatagagaatcgtttgtacccgtttgtaccacttttgttttcgtttgtacctcaatCAGTTTcaaaatacagcgattttttggtttttgagaataccgctgaaagtgtgtatctccgttattaaATACCGCTTGATAAGGTGAGCAATATCAATTCTAACGCAACACCGTGGACGAGATACGGTGTTGTTTCCACCGgcaattaaaaatcatttcaacagAAAATTTAGCTACACGCGGCATTTTTAAACTTCTTCCGACACCCGAAACccaaaattaatcaacaaagCGTTTAATCAAacagtataataaaaaagacgagagtagaataaaaaagaataataccCAGATGAACAGACTTGTTTGCAaagaagtattaaaaataCGACCTATCATAGCACATCTAAGAATTAACCTTAATAACGTTTCACAGTGAAGATTATCGACGAAGATGATATAATGACGAATGTGACAAAAAGTGAAAAGAAAAGCGAAAATACCTGCTAGTATGTTGACTTGTATACAACACGTGTTTGTATGGATAAGTCCAGTCgatataaatcatcaaaacatTAAACCGGTGTCGCCAGGTATGCACCACCTGGCGACACCGGCTAGAGTGGAGAACGGTTACGACCCAAACGTCAATTTAGTCTTATGTACTTGAAAAGTATGGGAACACTGAGACCTAGGGTTTCCcctaagatattaaaaaatgttgaaaactGTTGGGTTATAAACGAAATTGAACGcggtacaaacgattctctatcgaattccATCAACAGTTTTGCAATATCTGtattaataacggagatacacactttcagcagtattgtcaaaaatcaaaaaatcgctgtattttggaacTGATTGAGGTACtaacgaaaacaaaagtggtacaaacgggtacaaacgattctctatcgaattccATCGACCATTTTGCGATATTAGtattaataacggagatacacATTTTCAGCGGTATCgtcaaaaatctaaaaatcgctgtattttggaactgattgaggtacaaacgaaaacaaaagtggtacaaacgggtacaaacgggtacaaacgattctctatcgaattccATCGACCATTTTGCGATATTAGtattaataacggagatacacactttcagcggtatcgtcaaaaatcaaaaaatcgctgtattttggaattgattgaggtacaaacgaaaacaaaagtggtacaaacgattctctatcgaattccATCGACCATTTTGCGATATTAGTattaataacgaagatacacactttcagcggtatcgtcaaaaatcaaaaaatcgctgtattttggaattgattgaggtacaaacgaaaacaaaagtggtacaaactggtacaaacgattctctatcgaattccATCGACAGTTTTGGGATATCTGtattaataacggagatacacactttcagcggtattctcaaaaaccaaaaatcgctgtattttggaaccggttgaggtacaaacgaaaacaaaagtaGTATAAAcgggtacaaacgattctctataGAATTCCATCGACAGTTTTGGGATATCTGtattaataacggagatacacactttcagcggtattctcaaaaaccaaaaaatcgctgtattttggaaccggttgaggtacaaacgaaaacaaaagtggtacaaacaggtacaaacgattctctatcgaattccATCGACAGTTTTGGGATATCTGtattaataacggagatacacactttcagcggtattctcaaaaaccaaaaaatcgctgtattttggaaccggttgaggtacaaacgaaaacaaaagtggtacaaacgggtacaaacgattctctatcgaattccATCGACAGTTTTGCGATATCTGTATTAATAACCGATATACACACTTTCAGCGGtattctcaaaaaccaaaaaatcgctgtaatTTGGAACTggttgaggtacaaacgaaaacaaaagtggtacaaacgggtacaaatgattctctatcgaattccATCGACCGTTTCGCGATATCTGTGttaataacggagatacacAATTTTAGCGGTattctgaaaaatcaaaaaatcgctgtattttggaacCGGTTGAGGAACAAACGAAATCGAAAGTGGTACAAACAGGTACAAACGATTCACTACCGAaaggtattaataaaattagaaaatcaaaaagtgggGTTCcggcaatttttcaaaatttttttctcacttTAAGTCctgaggtacaaacgaaagTAAAGGTGGTACAAACGagtacaaacgattctctatcgaatggtactaataaaaccaaaatatcgTAAACTCGGGTTCCAGGTTCACAGAGCTAACTTCAAGAGGTTGCATAGCCACCGCCGACGCATTCGCGAAAAATTTCAGGTAGCCATTAAAAAAACGTCCGAGCTAATAAAGTAAAAGCCCGAGGGGATTTTGTCAGTCTATTGGTCTACTTTCATTTTCCGTTGGAGCCATTTGGAATGGAAGCAATGACCCGAAATTTGTTGCACTGTGTAATTATATTACCGGCCATATTGGCAGGTTGAGTACAATAATCTTGTACTGCACATTGATCTCTGTTAGTTTTTCCTATAAAATCGTTGTATTTTGGAGCTGTACTCAAAGTTGTTGGTGTCAATAAGATCTGAACACTCTCCCAAACATGATCAAAATCTTCAGAAATCAACCTCCTCACTTTTAAAGcttgattaaaatatttttcataatttctagtcaacaaaaaataatttcctgTTAAAATCCGATTACGAACGACTTCATTGAAACCCAAACTCCTCGTTTTAGCATATAATTTTTCAGTCGATGTGTTCTCATCAGCTCTAAAACCGAATTCAACTCCATCATAACGAGCCATATTACTCGCAACTTcgcattgatttaaaattgagtaACAAACTATGCTGTACTCTGTATTTGGTAAAGAAACATCTTTTATTATTGCCCCAGCATTTTCTAAACAACAAGCAATTTCATTCCACGTTTCTAAAACTTCATCAGAGAGTCCTTCACAATGATATTCTCTAGGTATACcaattttaaggttttttatTGTCATTTTATCACCCGGTGGTAATCtggatttaatttattaaataaatttgggattttagtacaataaattaatctaaCCTCAAGATAAtacctaatttttttataaggaTTTCTCAAAGATGTTGAATCTTTTGGATCATGTCCAGCTACTTCATTAAGAATTGACACGCAATCATCAACATTTCTTGTTAAAATACCTGGCACATCCATTGAATTAACCAAAGGGATTAATCCAAGTCTTGAAACTAAACCATATGTGGGTTTTAAACCAACTAAACCACAATAAGAAGCTGGATTTCGTGTTGAACCCCCTGTATCTGAACCTATTCCacttaaatatataaaatgattaaaaaaaatatatatattattttgttaaaataataattacgcAAAACAACTTCCTGTTGCTACAGCTATTGCGCTACCCCCACTACTCCCTCCAGTTATATAGCAATCTTTTTCATCGCcccaaatattttttgtaggaCCATAAATTGAATCGACAGTTCCAGAACCCATCGCAAATTGATCCAAGTTTGTTTTCCCAACTAAAACCGCCCCAGCATTTTTTAATCGTTCGTAAATCGTTGCGTTATAGGTAGGTATAAATTTCTCGAGCATTTTTGATGCACAAGAAGTCCTAATGGCTTCAgtacaaaaattatctttaatcgCAATTGTGATTCCATCAATTTCAGATAGAGATTTATTCTCTTTATATCGCTCCGTCGATTCGTCAGCATGCTTTTTTGCTAAATCTGAAGTTACAGTAATAAAAGCATTatacttttttgtattattaattctttctaagcattttgaggttagatgCGTTGAGGTTAAGGCGTTATCTTTTAGGAGTTTGTTGacctaaaaatgattaaaattgtaGGATTTAATGATGATTTCAATTTCATAAACGTACTAATCGGATATTTAATGATAATACTTTATccatttgaaaattaaaataattagtaaGCTGATTGTTGTTATTTagtgtatttaaattttaaaggttGGTACTGAAATTGAGGTTAGTTCATGTGGTAGGAACGTCACATGATTACTTCAAAATCAAACGTCATTTCTGTTTCAAACGTCGTTGTGTAAGTTGtggttaaattttgttaaaatttatcttaaaacATCCTTTAATGTAATCAGTTGGAATTAATCATAttagtttgtttttgttaactGATTTACGATTAATTTGTTTAGCAGAATACTTTTTTACAAACTAATTTTTAAGTGTGAAGATTAAGCACGTGTTTAATTTATAGGTTAGGTTGagtaaacatttataaacagGTAAGAAATGATCGTTTTTTCATGTATTTACTTGAATTGTTACGTAAAATGATGCATAAActgtattttgattattttgtgatATTACAATGTTCTTATCGTCACTACCTCTGATTTTtccacacaaaaaaattaatgaagatttatttgtaaattgaATATTAATTGAAGGATGTATTCTTTTCAGGTTTTGGAATCGTCTAGTTTCGAAATCAACTTTTCTTGtgaacttttaaattaataaaaactttataattatttatggatgctttattttaattaaacaacttaaatcctgaaaaaataaatagtttattcttattaaattcatataaataaTGCACATAAAAAcgacaaataaataatactctCATAATGATAATATGATTAACAAATTCAATTAAAGAAAGCAAAATATCACAATTATTTAAGTCAAGTACTACATTAACataatcttaaaaatacaatactttttattgcgaattttcgttttctggAGATTTCAAAATACACTTCTTGTAATGGGTCCTCATGTTGCTGCTTTGTGAAAAGGAAAGTCCACAATTTTGGCAAGAATAGGGTTTGAGTCCAGTGTGGAAGTTCATGTGCGTTTTGAGATGGTGCTTTTTTGTAAAACTCTTAGAACAAAGGTTACAAGAGTATGGTTTTAcacctaaaaataaatgaaacaaattttataaatattataatcaaTTCTAATTTTCACTACAGGTATACAGGAATACAGATTTGAATTTAGTCGgggtaataaataattataacgaACAAAGGCTAACATTTTCTGCCATACACAAGCGTCTGTTTAAAGACTATTATTTCTTTGTTAATAATTCTCTCTTACTTATAGTTACTTATGAAAGAATATGGCATTTTAAGTATTGCTTCAACATATAATGGGGACCAGCGCATGTTCTTAAAGtgcataaaacaaaaaatgttttgaattattaGTGCAGGTACCTGTATATGTGAGTACTAACTTTAAAATAAGAACTAAACGGTGTAAACAcacaaacttttattttagaaacataatcaaaaaatggaaatgcTCATCAATCAAATAtgcacaataaaaataaatctataaGTACAAAGACTTTCACGTCCGTCTTTGTTAAGGTGTACAAACGTTTGTAGAAATATTTTCGTTGTCAAACCTTCAGATGATTTAACAGATCTTCATTGGTCAGAGATCTATCATGCTGAGCAAGGAGTTCATTTACATCTTCTGATTCTACTTCCAGATTTAGCTCTTTTGTTATTTCTACAATGTTGCCCATTATTATGGTTGTAAGGTCACAGACATTTTCATTGTCCTTAAAATTACTAACTATCCCTGGACAACATTTACTAAGCTTTTTGTGTTGTTGTTTCAGGGTTGAATGTTAGGGGTCCATTTAATGTTTGAGGTTGACCAGGGGTGTTATCTATCAATAGTGAAATCTTAAGCAGAATCTTATTCTTACAATACGCAATAATCTCACCTATTCCTTCTCGTTTGATCACCAGTGAACAGGAAGGCTAGACTAATCATAGTTTTTATAGGTTTATCATTTTATCATAGGTTTCAGTTTTATAGTGCTAAGGCGTTGATGCCCAATAAAAGTGTTATTCTGCCTTTTGCTGCTTTGTACCTTGGCATAGACATTCCTTCTTCAGCGATAAATGTTCTTGCAggcattttcttaattttttctagATCTTCAACGCATTTAGCTGCGCTTTTAGTATTTGCTgcttctttttctttgatatCTGTTTCTTGTTATTCGTTTTTATTGGATTCAAATTCATGAAGTTTCTTTACTTCCCGTTCTTGCTtcgtttttactttattttcttttttcactTTATTTTGACAAACTACAGCAAAACGCTAAACATTTTGcacatgtatttttttataaggtGGATACtttcttctgtattctgtttatTTTACAGCTTTTAGCTACTAGTTACGATGGATGCAAATGGTTGTCACTCTTTTTATATGATGCTGTTAAACTTGAAACGTTTTTTTTGACGCAAtaactctaaaatttttttgttatttaaactCAATCATCGTCTATTGGATTTAGAAagattgaaattttctttccTTCTTGTTTACCTTGCATGGTAGCTACATTAGCGTTATTTACGAGCGTTTCCGGAAATCTTAACAAGTTCTGCACATTATTAGTCACAACCTAATATTTGATCTTCAGTACTCACaggtaagaaaaaataaaacttgatATAACACTTATTTTCCAcgttaatttgttatttcaaATCAAATTACAGTTTATTAACGCAGTTTAAGTACACAATTTATGTTCATACCTCGCTTAATTACACTGCAACCAATCAATCTATAACGTTACTTAATTTGTaggtatattattaatatgtcAACGTATCTATTGAAACTAATTATTACGAAAAAGAACgacttttaaaattgttggaaTATATAGACGAAGAAGAAAACAGTAACGGCAATATATTCGATAAAATGATTGTTTAGATTATGCAGGGTGTAATATAAATACGTGCAATAAATTGAAGGGTTTATAATCCATAGATATAGAAACAATGTTTGCTTATAAATGCTAATTAAACTCGTTTCtgaagtaattaattattcatatTTGCTAATAATCACTTGTTACAAAGCACGAGACGTTAAATTTAACactaattgttgttaattctttttcattGATGAtcgtatacattttttttattccttattctattttcttttacCACCTTTTTGTTACAGCCTGTATACAGAAACGTTCTGCGAACTTTACATTGGATTAAGCAATTAATGAAAACGATAAAAACAATATCTACATGATTATGATCTTTCTTAGAAGGGATTAAATTACTCAGCCGATTCAGAGTTCCTAAAAAGTCAGCTGTGCAAAGTAAAAGGGAGATTATAACATATTTACCTGGTGCGAGAAGTTATACTATGAACTGAAAAACACCTGTTCAATATTCTAGAAATTTATAACGGATAAAATGactaaaaatacatttttccaCTAACCATAAAATACTGCAAATATCTGTACCTACATTACACTGAGAAATGTGTTGTGAAATGAGTTTTTGAGTCATGTCATgatagattttttaatgtaaataacaTTCTGTTGATTTTTTACATGATACCTTGAAAATGGTGATAACTAGGATGGAACtttattatgaaatattcttgtttggtgcaatatcaacaatttatAATCACAAAATCTTTATCTAtcgcttatagtttttgagtaatgaGAGATTCTTTAATGTAAACAATCATTTCTtacattttggaaattttcactTTATTCCTAGAAAATGGTGATAACTAGTCTTATGAAATATTCTTGTTTGGTgcaatatcaacaatttttgatcacaaaacttttatttagcgcttataatttttgagaaatgatAGAATTCTTTAATCTAAATATTCAATTTCgacattttggaaattttcgcTTTATCTCTAGAAAATGGTGATGACTAGGATGGAACTTTGTTATGAAGTATTTTTACTTGGTTCTTGGTtcaatatcaacaatttttaatcacaTAATTTTTATCTATCGCTTATAGTTTTTCACGGATAATGTACGGAGTTTGCACATAGATACCGTAACAagtggtaaaaaaaattaaattaaaaaagaataagaaacTATAGTAAATAGAGACGTGATACAATAAAAAGTGATAAAGCTAAAGAAGAAGAACATGTTAAgtggagaaataaaaaaataactgcaAGATTAACTGAACCAGAACACTTGTAATACCTACTTGTATTTACAACGAAAAGTGCTTAAACAAAAAGTACAAACAAGATATTTATTTAGCAGATTTAATATTTGCAGAAACAATAAAGCCTCAATAACCTATTTCATTACCAAGCaagttttgtatttaattttataaagaaatatttgtat contains the following coding sequences:
- the LOC111414954 gene encoding glutamyl-tRNA(Gln) amidotransferase subunit A, mitochondrial, translating into MDKVLSLNIRLVNKLLKDNALTSTHLTSKCLERINNTKKYNAFITVTSDLAKKHADESTERYKENKSLSEIDGITIAIKDNFCTEAIRTSCASKMLEKFIPTYNATIYERLKNAGAVLVGKTNLDQFAMGSGTVDSIYGPTKNIWGDEKDCYITGGSSGGSAIAVATGSCFAGIGSDTGGSTRNPASYCGLVGLKPTYGLVSRLGLIPLVNSMDVPGILTRNVDDCVSILNEVAGHDPKDSTSLRNPYKKIRLPPGDKMTIKNLKIGIPREYHCEGLSDEVLETWNEIACCLENAGAIIKDVSLPNTEYSIVCYSILNQCEVASNMARYDGVEFGFRADENTSTEKLYAKTRSLGFNEVVRNRILTGNYFLLTRNYEKYFNQALKVRRLISEDFDHVWESVQILLTPTTLSTAPKYNDFIGKTNRDQCAVQDYCTQPANMAGIPAVSIPIKLSKNNLPISLQLMGRNLSEPMLLAVAKFIEHIVQFSHNTKYIKI